TGAAGGGTTAAGGTTAATAAGGCGCAGGGGTCAGATGGGATCCGAGGGCGTGTCGTGCATGGCACTACCGTTTAGTTGGGTGGAGGGCTTCAGCATCTCTTTCAGCTTTTCCGTTTTgaatcattcattcattgagagtcttttatctttgACCTTTGTTTGCTGGCTCCGCAGTCTCTCGGTCCATGATAACAACAGTTTCAACAGCATTGTATATACAAtgaatgtacatgtgtgttCTCAGGTAATAGGTTGTCAGGCGGAGGGATTTGGTTGTCTTTGTGATTAGCAATTGTCAGAAAGGCATCCTGCATTTTGTCCATAGCAGAGCATGTACTAgcagaaaaaattgttttgttgagCTCAGGTAAACGGTGAGCTGTCTGTATGCAAAAATAAGAGgcacttgaaatcatttgttctgtcagcagtccagctcATCAACCACAGATGActtttcagtttgtgtgtgtgcgcgcgcaaggGAATGGGTGTGTGATGATGTAGGTGTTTCAAGAAAGGTCTACATTTAAGATTGAAGTTTTCTATGATGAACAACCTAACTCTTATCTTTCCCTCATCATTATCTAGTAACTTGcaaaagtttgtttattgttttgtttatttttgtatttaatcaTACTTCCCGAGTATAATTGCCTActgggatgaataaagttggtcattgtcatttcATTGGTCTTCCCCAAAGAAACAACTGCAAGAAATGATGATATTAGACAAGTAGACAGCTATCGCTTTCATGAGCATACActtataaacaacaacaataataatgtggACTAAGGGAGACAATACTAGTTTTTCCTCGGTGAATATTTCACGGTTGTCTCCCTGAGTCCTCGGTCACTGCCGACTCGTTTTGATGTTGTCCAGACTCGTGAACATGGGAAtacacactcacgcactcacacattGTTTCCCCTCCCACTCTCTCCATGGCTACTTTAAAAGTGTTTCCATGAAAAAATGACTGATATCATTACTGTAAGTTACTCCCATCGCAACAAAATTCATCAATTAGAAATGtcattctgacaaaataaaaatcgcTTAAAAACTTTACGAAACTGggaagaaatatataaataaaatattctcacAGAATCGAATTAGATGTTTGGTTAAACTTGTGAACGCATTTACAGAATGGGTGTGGGAATAAAACTGCGGCGAATCCCGCACCAAAGTTgccaaatacattttctttagtAAGGGTGGTGCTGCTGTCGTCAAGAGGGAGAGACGCTCGTCAAATTAAATGTCGTCTGCCTGCCTTACAACGCCCAGTAACCGCCTTTCAGCGTGCCTAGAACTTCGTTGAGAGGATGACTGGTGAGCCACATGAACTCTTCATCCGATGGACCCTGTatacactcacaaacacagtcGAAGTCAAAGGTACACGAGGAAAGGTCAAGTGCGTCGTGTAAGTACGGCGACGTCAAGAACCGTCACTGCGGGAGACGAGTTGTCTTCCCCCAGACTTGAGTGTGCTTGTGTCCGGGCTTCCGGAGCAAAAGGTCTCTGATCTAAAGCTCCCCGACATCAGACCTACCATATGAGTATCTGATAATATATGAAAGGGTGGTGCAAGGAGACAGCTACTTTTCATTGCCGGCCGTGGGAGCCCTCGTTCCTCGTTCTTTATATTCATATTCATCTCTAACACCAGAcagaagtgaagaaagaaaaacttcacaTGAACAATGAAAACCGATAAGCGGGTTCTCGTGATCACGATTTCAAACTCCACCCGCATAATGAAATGACACCATCCATGCCCAACCTCATCGGTGTCAGCCTGAACAGGATTCTGTAGTCCAATCCCAGCATCTTGGTTCTAAATGACATCAACTCTAGAgtcttatacatatatatatattaaaaaaaaaaaaccaactcaagCATTTCACAGCTAAGTAATGTGTAGGATGTAGGATGTAGGACGTCACGATCCACCCCAGCTTAGAGGACTAATGGTTTCTGAAGATACCCCAATCTTTTACCCTTTATGTCCGGGTCGTCCGTGATCGCCAACTCTAATTTTAAATTATCTCTAATGGGTGCAGCACAGCTAGTGTGACGGTGGACAGAATGATGTGTTCGTCTTGCAACTTCCGGTGCATCTTTGACCCGAACCTCAGCGTTTGTCACAACGAGAGGCGGAAGCTGCGAGCACGAATCAGAAGTGCTTTGAGCTACGACAGGAAATGGCGCACAATGAGCCTGAGTCCCTCCAACAccaacacatagacacatagacacacatataGCATCCATGTATCTTGGATGCTGCAAGTGCAGCCAAACCCACAAACAGGCGTTGACCGAGTACAGACGCCAAGTCCTGCAAAGCATTCTTCTGTCGTGAAACATTCGTTGGGTTTTGTAGGAAAGTAAGTGCAGTGTAAACTTGTCCCTCCTCAATTTTGCGTTATCTAGAGTCGACTGTTAAACtaaagtttgttattttttccgCTCACAAATGTGTTCATCTGCATCACCTACCTCGTACCCGTGTACGTGCCTGACTCAGGTACTCGAACTCTCCGTCCTCGCCCCCACACATAGgcacatacaaaacacacacacatatacaaacaaaccaataaaGATATCTCGGAAAACATACAAAGTTGGGGAGAAACAGATATATTGATGGAGTTAAGAATTAATATATATCTCCAAAcatgtattataaatatatgcaaatgTACATGAGACGTTAGGACTTATTTATTAACTGCTGACAAGAAAGTTACATTAGGTagtgttttttgttgcttttcgtgttttaaaaaatacacgtATGACAGCAAGCCCAGCCTGCATCTGCATCACGAGAAGCTACATGAGCCAGTCACCAAGGGAGGCGCACACCgtactggtcacgtgacatgtcgcGCGGCCGGTTCTGCTTCGCGCTGAACTGTTTTCCGAGCGACGACATTCGCCAGCGGATATTCCTTTGATAAATCATTGACATCGAGAAGGATAGGCAACAAAGGTCATCATCTGTAGACAACTCCCACGACCTACGAGCGCATGCCTCTACAAAAGCTGAAGTAAGTCGATGTATATATgtacttattcttttttttgttttgttttgaggggATGGGAAAGTCAAACGTGAATCGGGTGATGACTgctgtttcagtttttcaatATCTACTagggaacatttttttcaagcgTTAAACCAGAACAGGGTACACATGTCTTCAGTAATTTTGATCCGTTTTTAATcattaattaagtctttatCTTTTACCTTCGTGTGCTGGTTCCGCAGTCTGCCAACCCTACACCGACATGAAACCGAAAGTAGTCTACTAAGACCTTCCATTGCCTTGGCGGACAGGATAAAATAATTCTGCGAGCCGGAGGTTCCCCATCTCCACTCTAGACACTGTAAATCACGAAATCTTGCAATATCTGTTTTTGCCAGACAATCACATATTTGACAATCTGCGTTTTGAGTAAGAAGGGACTTTCATCCGAAATAGGCGCAAACCTTTTGAGCATCATGGCCCTCAGAAGACCTTTGAGAAGCTTCTTTGCCTTGAAAACACTCGTGATTTAAacattctgtgtttttgttcAACGTTTTACTCAGTGATCATCGGTTTGACTGtgcaaaagatttttaaaaaatgttaatattggAGGTGAAAATAGGTTTAACAATGTTGCATGTGACATTATTGCGTTGTGGCTAGCTGAGTTTTTGAAGTTGTAGGTGGATGAGTGAATTATATATTAGGTGTATGGGTGAACTTTCAATTTGAGATGAGCGCGTTTATTGTGTCACCAATAGATGAAAGGAAGGCCTTCCTGTCCTGCAGTTGTAGAAGGCCCACCCTGACCCTTGGCTTCACACGAGCACCATGCTGGAACTGGCGACCGTGGCATCCATCGTGACCGTGACCTCCACCAAGCCTCTTTCCTATGACGATTCTTCGACTCTCTCAGACCTCGGCATGTGGacgagcagcagcagcaggtgggATGACGTGGCACAGAACGACACACAGTCCTTGCTGCGGGAGCAGAGTGATGCACGCTCGCTGCAGCTGCTGCCCGTTCTCGTCATCCTGGGGCTGGTGATGCTGATGGGTGTGGTGGGCAACTGCCTCATCGTCTACATCTATTGGAACAAGTTCAAGGCCAGCTGGTCGCGCACGGCCATCGTGGCGCTGGGCCTCTTCGACCTGGTGAGCTGCACGCTGGGCGTGCCGGGCGAGATGGTGGACCTGCGTTTCTCCTTCGACTACCCCAGTGACGCCATCTGCAGGGCGTCCCGTGCCGTTGCCACCTTCCCTAACATCGCCTCTGGCATCATGTTGGTGGCCGTAGCCTTCGACCGCTACCGCCTCATCTGCCTACCTCACCGCCCCAACACGGCTTCACGGAACGGCGCCCGCCGTCACGTGGCCTTCGCGTGCTTGTGTTCCCTTCTCTTGACATGGCCGGCGGCGCTGGTGTACGGAACCAAGAAATCTGAGGTCCCCGGAATGACTGGGTTGCCAGGACAAGAGTGCTCCACCAGCGAAAGAATGGCAGGAACGCACTTCCCGCTGATCTACAGCGGCATTCTCATGCTGGTCTTCCTGTCCACCTTCATCTCCATGTCCGTCTTCTACTTCCTGATCGGGCGCCAAGTGTACCGCCAGGGGGAGTTCCGGAAGACGTTGATGCAGCTCCGCGATTGGAAACGCAAGAACACGCTGAGCGAGCTGGAGGCCTCTGCAGCCTCTGATCCCGACgctggaggtggaggtggagcaGGAGACGTGTCCAATGGGGACTGCTCTCCTTCCGGTGTCTCCTACCAGCCGGACGTCGTCGCAGCTGCGGCGGAACTCTCGCGGGGGACATCGCCGGAGAAAGTCTCTGCTTCGGAGGAGCCAACTTCCCCCGTGAGCCCCCCCCTCTCACCTGTTTTCTCTCTGGCCTCGCCTCCCCTGTCGCCTAGCGTCCTGAAATTAAATCATCACCGCAGGTTCAGTCGTTCGACTTCGGTCTTGCGGCGCCTGCGCGGTAGGACTTCCGGTGACTCGGTAATCAACTCGCGCACGCGCAAGACGACCTTCATGCTGTGCCTTATCTCCATCGTCTTCGTCTTCAGCTACCTGCCTCACTTGGTGGTCAAGATCGCACGCTCCagtaaaaagaattttcttgcCGACGACAGCACCAGCAGCCTCGTCATCTACAACCTCTGCGTGCGCTCATACTTTCTCAACAGCTTCGCCAATATCTTTATCTACGGTTTTTGCAGCTTCCGGTTCCGGAAGGAGTGCTGGAGTCTACTTCGGGGTCTGATTCCGTGGAAGACTTGCAATAGAAAGTTTAGGACATGTAGAAATGCAGACATAGATTCGTGAAAAGCTAGGATTTAATTTTACCAAacacattatcatcattgtcgtcttTTCAGCAATCTTTAACATGATGGTGGTTTATACATGTGCAGtggaacaaacattttttgttgcaatacagagacagagaggcagAATGTTCAGCAgcacctttaataataatagtcagTGTAATGCCTGCACCAGAGCAGAATATATGTATTACAAGCCGTTTGACTTTCATCATCGCCGTCTCGAGGTGTCAACTGAAAACTTCAAAACACTTGTGATCAGCAGTAGAGCGAACAGGTCATTGGTGATGAACTCGCAGCCACTCTTCTCTCCTTCTGGTCGTCTCATGATTCTCTTCCAGTTGGCACAATGGGTGGGATAGAGGGAGGGAAATAAAGTGGAACACTTTAACTGACAGACTCTAATGTCCATGATATGTGTACAATAAACTAGGAAGAGGAACAAAGTccttgtttatttgtcagttgACAATCAGCTGTTTACTCATTCTGACATAGCCTTGGTCTGTGGAAACTCTATGAAACAATTACATCTCACGTTTATTATTGTGGTTCTTTGTGGATTCCTAGTTATCAATACACAAACACGGTGTGTCTTTATAGTTCAACAATTTCTAATCCTCTAAGACCTCATACATAGTTTGAGGGGTGGGGAATGAAGTGGGGATGATGAGTGTGATGAGCACATACGTAGGTGAATGTGACTGATGTAGTGTGAATGTGACTGATGTAGTGTGAATGTGACTGAGGCAGTGTGAATGTGACTGGTGTAGTCGAGTTCTTGAATGTGACATGCAGCCAAATATGAATGACAGTGTAGTGAGTTGTAGTAAGTCTTGTGTTGTCTCCTGTATGAATGGTGttttgtgtctgacgtcttgtgtgcgtcatttgttccacgtcacttgaagcagaaaaagacgtcatgtaTAAAAATAGCCAAGTGAGAGGGAAAACAACGGActtctccgccatctttatGACTATCTCAGTGACAATTCTCTGAATTTGTGCCTCTTTGATTGTATTCAtgtacaaat
This window of the Pomacea canaliculata isolate SZHN2017 linkage group LG4, ASM307304v1, whole genome shotgun sequence genome carries:
- the LOC112561990 gene encoding cholecystokinin receptor-like, with translation MLELATVASIVTVTSTKPLSYDDSSTLSDLGMWTSSSSRWDDVAQNDTQSLLREQSDARSLQLLPVLVILGLVMLMGVVGNCLIVYIYWNKFKASWSRTAIVALGLFDLVSCTLGVPGEMVDLRFSFDYPSDAICRASRAVATFPNIASGIMLVAVAFDRYRLICLPHRPNTASRNGARRHVAFACLCSLLLTWPAALVYGTKKSEVPGMTGLPGQECSTSERMAGTHFPLIYSGILMLVFLSTFISMSVFYFLIGRQVYRQGEFRKTLMQLRDWKRKNTLSELEASAASDPDAGGGGGAGDVSNGDCSPSGVSYQPDVVAAAAELSRGTSPEKVSASEEPTSPVSPPLSPVFSLASPPLSPSVLKLNHHRRFSRSTSVLRRLRGRTSGDSVINSRTRKTTFMLCLISIVFVFSYLPHLVVKIARSSKKNFLADDSTSSLVIYNLCVRSYFLNSFANIFIYGFCSFRFRKECWSLLRGLIPWKTCNRKFRTCRNADIDS